A portion of the Stigmatella aurantiaca DW4/3-1 genome contains these proteins:
- a CDS encoding glycoside hydrolase family 76 protein, translating into MNWRLLTLLVVPLALAYAPGAIALTPTEKNLAFDSYNNAFYVANGGNGYYVVDTNRGAPGRFHFWKVCEQIEAAEDAYDRTGNPAYRTLVASLLNGLNNVISGTTDFASWNEYNDDVMWAVIALTRGYEITGNRAFLDQAQWQFNKVWSRAWDNQLGGGFWWRADKQTKNACVAGPATIAAMLLARNTVNTGYRSQADQIYNWLRSTLYNPSTGQVADHIQANGTKVWWAFTYNQGTFAGASTLLYQATGNASYRDAGGLAVNWTRRNLTGQHLADILNDEYDANGGSGDTAGFKGIFVRWASKWAGAANDASIKSWLSTNANTAWSYRNSSGVMWGQWWRRTPDNYVTSWEASPGLAVSQIPY; encoded by the coding sequence ATGAACTGGCGGCTCCTGACGTTGTTGGTCGTTCCCCTGGCCCTGGCGTACGCGCCCGGGGCCATCGCCCTCACCCCCACGGAAAAGAACCTCGCGTTCGACTCCTACAACAACGCCTTCTATGTGGCGAACGGCGGGAACGGCTACTACGTGGTCGATACGAACCGCGGTGCGCCGGGCCGGTTCCACTTCTGGAAAGTCTGCGAGCAGATCGAAGCGGCCGAGGACGCCTACGACCGGACCGGCAACCCGGCCTACCGCACCCTGGTGGCCTCGCTGCTCAACGGGTTGAACAACGTCATCAGCGGCACCACGGACTTCGCTTCGTGGAACGAGTACAACGATGACGTCATGTGGGCGGTCATCGCCCTGACCCGCGGCTACGAGATCACCGGCAACCGGGCGTTCCTCGATCAAGCGCAGTGGCAATTCAACAAGGTCTGGAGCCGCGCCTGGGACAACCAACTCGGCGGTGGCTTCTGGTGGCGCGCGGACAAGCAGACCAAGAATGCTTGCGTGGCTGGCCCCGCCACCATCGCCGCGATGTTGCTCGCCCGGAACACCGTCAATACCGGCTACCGGTCGCAAGCCGACCAGATCTACAACTGGCTCCGGTCGACCCTGTACAACCCCTCGACCGGCCAGGTCGCCGACCACATTCAGGCCAATGGAACGAAGGTGTGGTGGGCCTTCACCTACAACCAGGGGACCTTCGCTGGCGCATCGACCCTGCTCTACCAGGCGACCGGAAACGCGAGCTATCGCGACGCGGGCGGGCTGGCGGTGAACTGGACCCGCCGCAACCTGACGGGCCAGCACCTCGCTGACATCCTCAACGACGAGTACGATGCCAATGGCGGTAGCGGGGATACCGCTGGGTTCAAAGGCATCTTCGTTCGATGGGCGAGCAAGTGGGCGGGGGCGGCCAACGACGCTTCGATCAAGAGCTGGCTGAGCACCAATGCCAACACCGCATGGTCGTACCGGAACTCCTCTGGCGTGATGTGGGGCCAGTGGTGGCGGCGCACCCCGGACAACTACGTCACGTCCTGGGAGGCGAGCCCCGGCCTCGCCGTCTCGCAGATTCCTTACTGA
- a CDS encoding glutathione S-transferase N-terminal domain-containing protein gives MPDALEAFAQPTLVGRSSSHFTRVARIFAAEMHIDYSFQIVRDLMSSDPGDYGGNPALRIPVMRTSRGVWFGALNVCRELWRQSSLKPRVVWPEQLDEPLLANAQELILQAMATEVTLIMSTLADASGANAHHAKMRTGLVNMMSWLEENAKSVLAALPPHRDLSFLEVTLFCLVTHLEFRSVLPMAPYSELKHFCQHFATRASIGETPYRFDP, from the coding sequence ATGCCAGATGCCCTCGAAGCGTTCGCCCAACCTACCCTTGTCGGCCGCTCAAGCTCGCACTTCACGCGCGTCGCGCGGATCTTCGCCGCGGAGATGCACATCGACTACTCCTTCCAGATCGTGCGCGATCTCATGTCCTCGGATCCGGGGGACTATGGCGGCAACCCAGCGCTCAGAATCCCCGTCATGCGGACCTCACGGGGGGTCTGGTTCGGTGCGCTCAATGTCTGCCGCGAGCTCTGGCGGCAGTCGAGCCTCAAGCCCCGCGTGGTATGGCCGGAGCAACTCGACGAGCCGCTGCTTGCCAATGCACAGGAGCTGATTCTTCAGGCCATGGCGACGGAAGTGACGCTGATCATGTCAACGCTGGCCGATGCCAGCGGCGCGAATGCGCACCACGCCAAGATGCGCACGGGCTTGGTCAACATGATGTCGTGGCTGGAGGAAAACGCGAAGTCCGTGCTCGCCGCACTCCCGCCGCACCGGGACCTGAGCTTTCTGGAGGTCACGCTCTTCTGCCTCGTGACCCATTTAGAGTTTCGGAGCGTCTTGCCGATGGCCCCCTACTCCGAGCTGAAACATTTCTGTCAGCACTTCGCCACGCGGGCTTCGATCGGCGAGACCCCCTATCGCTTCGACCCATGA
- a CDS encoding helix-turn-helix domain-containing GNAT family N-acetyltransferase, whose amino-acid sequence MSSHTAILRRFNRTYTQRIGALDESFLGLGWPLGVSRLVFEIGSAAGVGTAVRDLRERLELDSGYLSRLLRRLEDAGVVKVRPDPGDRRRRVATLTARGRRVWQELEARSEALAQALLAPLTGRQRARLTEALATADLLVRVATVRLRNVSPGDPLAAEAVGRYFAELDARFPGGFDPGDAATTDAASMGAGAGIFVVATSDGQPVACGGVQQIGEGVGEIKRMWVHPEWRGAGLGSRLLLHLEEEAARLGHTRICLDTHDTLTEAIAMYARAGYAPVERYNDNPYARHWFAKDVPRRGRAGR is encoded by the coding sequence ATGTCCTCGCACACGGCGATCCTGCGCCGCTTCAACCGCACCTACACCCAGCGAATCGGTGCTCTGGACGAATCGTTTCTCGGGCTCGGCTGGCCGCTGGGGGTCTCCCGGCTGGTGTTCGAGATTGGCAGCGCGGCCGGGGTTGGCACGGCCGTGAGAGATCTCCGGGAGCGGCTCGAGCTCGACTCGGGTTACCTCAGCCGGCTGCTGCGCAGGCTCGAGGACGCCGGGGTGGTGAAGGTGCGCCCCGATCCCGGGGACCGGCGCCGCCGGGTGGCCACCCTGACCGCCCGGGGACGCCGGGTGTGGCAGGAGCTGGAGGCGCGGTCCGAGGCCCTCGCGCAAGCCCTGCTCGCGCCGCTGACCGGCCGGCAGCGGGCGCGGCTGACCGAGGCGCTTGCCACCGCCGATCTGCTGGTGCGGGTGGCGACCGTGCGCCTGCGCAATGTGAGCCCGGGCGATCCACTCGCGGCCGAGGCGGTCGGCCGCTACTTCGCCGAATTGGATGCGCGGTTCCCAGGCGGATTCGACCCAGGCGACGCGGCCACCACCGACGCCGCGTCCATGGGGGCTGGGGCTGGCATCTTCGTGGTGGCCACCAGCGATGGGCAGCCGGTGGCGTGCGGTGGGGTGCAGCAGATCGGGGAGGGGGTTGGCGAGATCAAGCGGATGTGGGTCCATCCCGAGTGGCGCGGAGCGGGGCTCGGGTCGCGGCTGTTGCTCCATCTCGAGGAGGAGGCTGCCCGGTTGGGGCACACCCGAATCTGCCTCGATACCCACGACACCCTGACGGAGGCGATCGCGATGTACGCGCGGGCGGGCTACGCCCCCGTCGAGCGCTACAACGACAACCCGTACGCCCGGCACTGGTTCGCCAAGGATGTGCCCCGGCGAGGTCGCGCTGGGCGCTGA
- a CDS encoding VOC family protein has protein sequence MANHRGDFIWYELLTSNTRAAADFYGAVIGWRSHTPDGMRGYTLFGAGETDVAGLLAIPTEAASAGQRPIWLGYIAVDDVDEAVSSIVAAGGTRHVPPTDIPGVGRFSMVADPQGVMFYVMRGAVDGTSTSFHAEKTGHCQWNELATNDPVAALAFYSGRFGWTKGDAMPMGDMGDYQFFKQNGQMVGAVMARKPGAPPMWTFYFGVDDIDVATKTASSKGAKIHYGPAEIPGGSFIIIADDPQGATFGLVGPRKR, from the coding sequence ATGGCGAATCATCGAGGCGATTTCATTTGGTACGAGTTGCTGACGTCCAACACCCGCGCCGCTGCCGACTTCTACGGCGCGGTGATTGGCTGGCGCTCCCACACTCCTGATGGGATGAGGGGCTACACCCTCTTTGGAGCGGGTGAGACCGACGTGGCCGGCTTGCTGGCGATTCCCACGGAGGCGGCCTCCGCGGGGCAGCGCCCCATTTGGCTGGGCTATATCGCGGTGGACGACGTCGACGAGGCGGTCTCCAGCATCGTCGCCGCAGGGGGAACTCGCCACGTGCCACCGACCGACATCCCGGGCGTCGGCCGCTTCTCGATGGTCGCGGATCCGCAAGGCGTGATGTTCTACGTGATGCGGGGCGCGGTCGATGGGACGAGCACCTCGTTCCACGCCGAGAAGACGGGCCACTGCCAATGGAACGAACTTGCCACCAACGATCCGGTGGCGGCCCTCGCCTTCTACAGCGGCCGCTTCGGCTGGACGAAAGGCGACGCGATGCCGATGGGCGACATGGGCGACTACCAGTTCTTTAAACAGAACGGACAGATGGTGGGCGCCGTCATGGCCCGAAAACCGGGCGCGCCACCGATGTGGACCTTCTACTTCGGGGTCGACGACATCGACGTCGCCACGAAAACCGCCTCCAGCAAGGGCGCCAAGATTCATTACGGTCCAGCCGAGATCCCCGGCGGCAGCTTCATCATCATCGCCGATGATCCCCAGGGAGCGACGTTCGGTCTGGTCGGCCCCCGGAAGCGGTAA
- a CDS encoding DUF1428 domain-containing protein, producing the protein MKYVEGFVAAVPAANKEMYRQHAAEAAPLFKEFGATRMVECWGDDVPNGQLTDFRRAVQAKDDEVVVFSWFEYPSKEVRDAANERIFNDPRMKALGTQMPFDAKRMIFGGFVPILDI; encoded by the coding sequence ATGAAGTACGTGGAAGGCTTCGTGGCCGCCGTGCCTGCGGCCAACAAGGAGATGTACCGCCAGCACGCCGCCGAGGCGGCACCGCTGTTCAAGGAGTTCGGCGCCACGCGCATGGTCGAGTGCTGGGGTGACGACGTGCCCAACGGACAGCTCACCGACTTCCGGCGAGCGGTGCAGGCCAAAGACGACGAGGTCGTGGTGTTCAGCTGGTTCGAGTATCCGTCCAAAGAGGTGCGCGACGCCGCGAACGAGCGAATCTTCAACGACCCGCGCATGAAGGCACTGGGAACCCAGATGCCTTTCGACGCCAAGCGAATGATTTTTGGCGGCTTCGTTCCCATCCTGGACATTTGA
- a CDS encoding MarR family winged helix-turn-helix transcriptional regulator, with amino-acid sequence MSRLVPFEATLEVRDACLCLHVQRAARALARRFDEALRPVGLTHGQFSLMMALNQPRSPTLGAVARLLAMDRTTLTAALKPLERDGLVSIQAAPDDRRSRLLTLTGKGLEVLASAVPIWRDTHAAIEAGLPRAWPDALRAGLLALS; translated from the coding sequence ATGTCAAGATTGGTGCCCTTTGAGGCCACGCTGGAGGTGCGCGATGCGTGCCTGTGCCTGCATGTCCAGCGTGCCGCGCGCGCGCTGGCGAGGCGCTTCGACGAAGCGCTGCGGCCCGTGGGGCTGACCCATGGGCAATTCTCGTTGATGATGGCACTCAACCAGCCGCGGTCTCCCACCCTCGGAGCGGTCGCGCGGCTGCTGGCGATGGATCGCACGACGTTGACCGCCGCCTTGAAGCCGCTCGAGCGCGACGGTCTGGTCTCGATCCAGGCGGCGCCAGATGACCGCCGGAGCCGCCTGTTGACGCTGACGGGGAAGGGGCTCGAGGTGCTGGCCTCCGCCGTGCCGATCTGGCGCGACACCCACGCCGCCATCGAAGCGGGGTTGCCAAGGGCCTGGCCCGATGCGCTCAGGGCCGGGTTGCTCGCGCTGTCTTGA
- a CDS encoding DUF4215 domain-containing protein, producing the protein MSDAQCPTSLSRFAVFSLLLVLTACGGGNPTDPKPDGGGPGDTPDASTDGGRDGGGPVDPLDCGNGILQAGETCDDGNLSNEDGCSSACSVESGWICRTPGQPCVLNVCGDGVRGPKETCDDFNTRSGDGCSATCAVEAGWNCPSGGGNCQAARCGDNIVAGDEECEDGNAAAGDGCSATCRLEAGFKCPVAGQACSRTTCGDTKVEGTEQCDDGNNDMGDGCSPLCTREPSCTNGTCTAICGDNLILPGNTTEECDDGNLRDNDGCSSTCKLEPGFQCKQIESDPPAFVEIPVVYRDFIGNDQTHAQKHADFENKNGSEKGLVKADLVNNKPAYAKTTGGSTTTNGEALFNQWYKDSSRSKTEVSTLRLTRQGTSSSYVFDNPDFFPLDNKGWVATGEEPRRNNNHNFSFTSEARYWFEYKGTEVLSFRGDDDVWVFINKKLAVDLGGVHGAENGSVDLTLPAGTTVNTKYSMNKGGIYEAVVFQAERHTTASSYKLTLANFTTRRTECTSSCGDGVVQPPEECDSGTNPGGYGQCAPGCIFGPRCGDGIVQEAFGESCDDGNDDNDDLCSNTCKPRIG; encoded by the coding sequence ATGTCCGACGCACAGTGTCCAACGAGTCTTTCGCGATTCGCAGTCTTTTCTCTTCTTCTGGTCCTGACCGCCTGCGGTGGCGGCAACCCGACGGATCCCAAGCCGGATGGAGGGGGCCCTGGGGACACCCCCGACGCTTCGACGGATGGGGGCCGTGACGGAGGAGGGCCGGTGGACCCCCTCGATTGCGGCAACGGCATCCTCCAGGCAGGGGAGACCTGTGACGATGGCAACTTGAGCAATGAGGACGGGTGCTCGTCGGCTTGTTCCGTCGAGTCCGGATGGATTTGCCGGACGCCGGGCCAGCCGTGTGTGCTGAACGTCTGCGGAGACGGAGTGCGAGGCCCGAAGGAGACGTGCGACGACTTCAACACGCGTTCGGGGGATGGGTGCAGCGCCACGTGCGCGGTGGAGGCAGGGTGGAACTGCCCCAGCGGCGGCGGCAACTGCCAGGCGGCCAGGTGCGGTGACAACATCGTGGCAGGCGACGAGGAGTGTGAGGACGGGAACGCCGCGGCGGGAGACGGATGCAGCGCGACGTGCCGTTTGGAGGCGGGATTCAAGTGCCCGGTGGCGGGTCAGGCGTGCTCGCGCACCACGTGCGGAGACACGAAGGTGGAGGGGACCGAGCAGTGCGACGATGGCAACAACGACATGGGGGATGGGTGCTCCCCGCTGTGCACGCGGGAGCCCTCGTGCACCAACGGTACGTGCACGGCCATCTGCGGTGACAACCTCATTCTGCCTGGGAATACGACCGAAGAGTGTGATGACGGCAACCTGCGGGACAACGATGGGTGCTCGTCCACCTGCAAGCTGGAGCCTGGCTTCCAGTGCAAGCAGATCGAGAGCGATCCGCCTGCCTTTGTCGAGATCCCGGTCGTCTACCGTGACTTCATCGGCAACGATCAGACCCATGCCCAGAAGCATGCCGACTTCGAGAACAAGAACGGCTCGGAGAAGGGCCTGGTCAAAGCGGACCTGGTGAACAACAAGCCGGCCTATGCGAAGACGACGGGAGGAAGTACCACCACGAATGGCGAGGCGCTCTTCAACCAGTGGTACAAGGACTCGAGCCGGAGCAAGACCGAGGTCTCGACCTTGAGGCTGACCCGGCAGGGTACGAGCTCTTCCTATGTCTTCGACAACCCGGACTTCTTCCCGCTCGATAACAAGGGCTGGGTGGCGACGGGTGAGGAGCCCCGGCGCAACAACAACCACAACTTCAGCTTCACCAGCGAGGCGCGCTACTGGTTCGAGTACAAGGGCACCGAGGTGCTTTCGTTCCGGGGTGACGATGACGTGTGGGTCTTCATCAACAAGAAGCTCGCCGTGGATCTCGGCGGTGTGCACGGGGCGGAGAATGGGAGCGTGGACCTCACGCTGCCCGCGGGCACCACCGTCAACACCAAGTACAGTATGAACAAAGGAGGCATCTACGAGGCGGTCGTCTTCCAGGCGGAGCGTCACACCACGGCGTCCTCGTACAAGCTCACGCTCGCCAACTTCACCACCCGGCGGACGGAGTGCACGAGTAGCTGCGGAGACGGAGTGGTGCAGCCGCCGGAAGAGTGTGACTCGGGAACGAATCCGGGAGGCTATGGCCAGTGCGCGCCTGGGTGCATCTTTGGACCGAGGTGCGGGGATGGAATCGTGCAGGAGGCGTTCGGAGAGAGCTGCGACGACGGGAACGACGACAACGACGACCTGTGCAGCAACACCTGCAAGCCGCGCATCGGCTGA
- a CDS encoding LysR family transcriptional regulator codes for MAFDGKLLSGMGVMAAVVEAGNFVRAAEALGLTQSGVSRAVARLEQRVGVRLFDRTARAVSLTDEGRRFYEEVAPHLAGIEDAATAATGAAATVRGHLRVNADAAFGHYVLAPRLGEFLALHPELSFELVVRDRIGDLVAEGLDMAVRFGEPEPSSLICRQIGRSQVLTCASPEYVARRGRPKHPSELARGAHECILVRNTWTGRHFDWEFHQGREVVQVDVQGRLMVNDSGSLISAMLSGHGVGQPFEFSVRELIDSGRLVKLLPAWSDERYPVHVYHRSREFPAAKVRAFIDFLRTLTA; via the coding sequence ATGGCCTTCGATGGAAAACTCCTGAGTGGCATGGGGGTGATGGCCGCGGTGGTGGAGGCGGGCAACTTCGTCCGGGCCGCGGAGGCGCTGGGTCTCACCCAGTCAGGGGTGAGCCGTGCCGTGGCGCGGCTCGAGCAGCGGGTCGGAGTGCGGCTCTTCGATCGCACGGCACGGGCCGTCAGCCTGACCGACGAGGGACGGCGGTTCTACGAGGAGGTGGCCCCCCACTTGGCGGGAATCGAGGACGCGGCCACGGCGGCGACGGGGGCCGCGGCCACGGTGCGCGGGCACCTGCGCGTCAACGCCGATGCGGCCTTCGGCCACTACGTGCTCGCGCCGCGCCTGGGCGAATTCCTCGCGCTTCATCCAGAGCTGTCATTTGAGCTCGTGGTGCGTGACCGGATCGGAGATCTGGTCGCGGAAGGGCTGGACATGGCGGTGCGCTTTGGCGAGCCCGAGCCCTCCAGCCTCATCTGCCGGCAGATCGGCCGCTCCCAGGTGCTGACCTGTGCATCACCTGAGTACGTGGCGCGGCGCGGACGGCCCAAGCATCCGAGTGAGCTGGCACGGGGCGCACATGAGTGCATCCTCGTGCGGAATACCTGGACAGGGCGCCACTTCGATTGGGAATTCCACCAAGGCCGCGAGGTCGTCCAGGTCGACGTCCAGGGGCGGCTCATGGTGAACGATTCAGGGAGCCTCATCAGCGCCATGTTGAGCGGCCATGGCGTGGGCCAACCCTTCGAGTTCAGCGTGAGGGAGCTGATCGACTCTGGACGGCTGGTCAAACTCCTGCCGGCATGGTCAGACGAGCGGTACCCTGTTCACGTCTACCACCGCTCGCGCGAGTTTCCCGCCGCCAAGGTCAGGGCCTTCATCGACTTCCTGCGGACGCTCACGGCCTGA
- a CDS encoding SDR family NAD(P)-dependent oxidoreductase: protein MDIQGKVVAITGASRGIGEAAARLLAEQGARVVMGAWRTAHLEALAAGLVQKGGEVAFRRLDVTQREAEAIARVMAFAIGQPADIDVNELVVRPTAQAY from the coding sequence ATGGACATTCAGGGCAAGGTGGTAGCGATCACGGGAGCATCGCGCGGGATTGGCGAGGCGGCGGCCCGCTTGCTGGCGGAACAGGGCGCGAGGGTGGTCATGGGCGCCTGGCGAACCGCGCACCTGGAGGCCTTGGCGGCGGGGCTGGTCCAGAAGGGCGGGGAGGTGGCCTTTCGCCGCCTCGATGTGACGCAGCGGGAGGCGGAAGCCATTGCCAGGGTCATGGCCTTCGCCATCGGCCAGCCCGCGGACATCGACGTCAATGAGCTCGTCGTCCGCCCGACGGCCCAGGCTTACTGA
- a CDS encoding RluA family pseudouridine synthase produces MKRRTFHAEGVLVGRPVVEAVAAQLDVAVEHALQLVEAGAVYVGGRRCREGGLRLRAGQVVAVVLEEGGRSPLEALAPPPALGVLFEDEALIAVDKPVGITAQPTEGRAGGSLVDLVSERLGQLAGLVHRLDRETSGVTVFGKTPQATTALAAEFREGRARKRYVAATGPGLPASGTVDLPLSRDPARPGRWRASRAANGVPALTDFRTLYSGADFCLVELLPQTGRTHQLRAHLTALGAPILGDSRYGGAATAGGLSAGRCLLHAQGLELAHPLTGAALRIEAPLPGDLRCFFTAAEVQAPEGPLPVLRPRTESPRPPPSPGR; encoded by the coding sequence GTGAAGCGCAGGACTTTCCATGCCGAGGGCGTGCTGGTGGGCCGTCCCGTGGTGGAGGCCGTGGCCGCCCAGCTCGACGTCGCGGTGGAGCATGCGCTCCAACTGGTCGAGGCCGGCGCGGTCTATGTGGGCGGCCGCCGCTGCCGGGAGGGCGGCCTCCGGCTGCGCGCCGGTCAGGTGGTGGCGGTGGTGCTGGAGGAGGGAGGACGGAGTCCCTTGGAGGCCCTCGCGCCGCCCCCCGCCCTGGGCGTCTTGTTCGAGGATGAGGCGCTGATCGCGGTGGACAAGCCCGTGGGGATCACCGCGCAGCCCACGGAGGGCCGGGCTGGGGGCAGCTTGGTGGATCTCGTGAGCGAGCGGCTGGGCCAGCTCGCGGGGCTGGTGCATCGATTGGACCGGGAGACCTCGGGCGTCACCGTCTTTGGGAAGACGCCCCAGGCCACGACGGCGCTGGCGGCGGAGTTTCGGGAGGGCAGGGCCCGCAAGCGCTATGTGGCGGCCACGGGGCCGGGGCTGCCCGCCTCGGGCACGGTGGACCTGCCGTTGTCCCGGGACCCGGCGCGCCCAGGACGCTGGCGCGCGAGCCGGGCCGCCAATGGCGTCCCCGCGCTCACCGACTTCCGCACGCTGTACTCGGGAGCGGATTTCTGTCTCGTCGAACTGCTGCCGCAGACGGGCCGCACGCACCAGCTTCGGGCACACCTCACGGCCCTGGGAGCGCCAATTCTCGGTGACTCGCGCTATGGCGGCGCGGCCACCGCGGGAGGACTTTCCGCGGGCCGCTGCCTCCTGCACGCGCAGGGGCTGGAGTTGGCGCATCCGCTCACCGGGGCAGCGTTGCGAATCGAAGCGCCCCTTCCCGGGGATTTGCGGTGCTTTTTCACGGCGGCGGAGGTTCAGGCCCCCGAGGGCCCCCTGCCCGTGCTCAGGCCGCGCACAGAAAGTCCACGCCCTCCACCCAGCCCCGGGCGGTGA
- a CDS encoding glycosyltransferase: MPAPVVTVLLPARNAEATVTRAVESLLEGTFQEIRVLAVEDGSTDGTPGVLQRLAAQDRRVTVLDGGGRGLVAALQLALSHADSPYVARMDADDEALPRRLEASVAALEADPALAGVGTGVELFREDQPVSPSLQAYATWLNSLTSAEALHRARFIESPLCHPSVCLRREALQTTGGWEDGDFPEDYALWLKLLHAGYGLRSLPEVLLRWRDSAQRLTRTDARYAKRRFLWLKAQYLARGPLADGRPCTVWGAGPSGLTLSRFLQEEGIRVERFIEVHPRKVGTRIHDTPVVSAEALGPPGRGLLLVCVGVRWAREELRADLTARGWVEGVDFLCAA, translated from the coding sequence ATGCCCGCCCCGGTCGTCACCGTCCTCCTTCCCGCCCGCAATGCCGAGGCCACGGTGACACGGGCGGTGGAAAGCCTGCTGGAGGGAACCTTCCAGGAGATTCGGGTGCTCGCGGTGGAGGATGGCTCCACGGATGGGACACCCGGGGTTCTCCAGCGCCTGGCCGCCCAGGACCGAAGGGTGACCGTCCTGGACGGGGGCGGCCGGGGGCTCGTGGCCGCGCTCCAGCTCGCGCTCTCCCACGCGGACTCCCCCTATGTGGCCCGCATGGACGCCGATGATGAAGCGCTGCCCCGGCGGCTGGAGGCCAGCGTGGCCGCCTTGGAGGCCGACCCGGCCCTCGCCGGCGTGGGCACGGGCGTCGAACTGTTCCGCGAGGACCAGCCAGTCAGCCCCTCGCTCCAGGCCTACGCCACCTGGCTCAACAGCCTCACCTCCGCCGAGGCCCTCCACCGGGCGCGCTTCATCGAAAGCCCGCTGTGCCACCCCTCCGTGTGCCTGAGACGGGAAGCCCTCCAGACCACCGGCGGCTGGGAAGACGGGGATTTCCCAGAAGACTATGCCCTGTGGCTCAAGCTGCTCCACGCGGGGTATGGGTTGAGGAGCCTGCCGGAAGTCCTGCTGCGCTGGCGTGACAGTGCCCAACGGCTGACCCGGACGGACGCGCGATATGCGAAGCGGCGGTTCCTCTGGCTCAAGGCCCAGTACCTCGCCCGGGGCCCGCTCGCGGATGGGCGTCCGTGCACCGTGTGGGGAGCAGGCCCCAGCGGGCTGACGCTCAGCCGGTTCCTCCAAGAAGAGGGCATCCGCGTGGAGCGGTTCATCGAAGTCCACCCTCGAAAGGTGGGCACCCGCATCCACGACACCCCGGTGGTGTCCGCGGAGGCTCTGGGCCCTCCAGGACGCGGGCTCTTGCTCGTTTGCGTCGGGGTGCGCTGGGCGCGCGAAGAGCTGCGCGCGGACCTCACCGCCCGGGGCTGGGTGGAGGGCGTGGACTTTCTGTGCGCGGCCTGA